The following proteins come from a genomic window of Sulfitobacter indolifex:
- a CDS encoding C40 family peptidase, whose product MSDPRLTPDPALATQNRPAQVAVPVADLCRRPDGPRDRQVLFGEPLTVLHEASGWAYVQAEKDGYCGHVRQSALTAPRKATHRVSVPATHAYARADLKSPDLLSLSFGSLVTVTAETKDFAETPQGHIPRVHLAPVDARQTDPAQVAALFLGTPYLWGGNSRWGIDCSGLVQAALLACGIPCPGDSDQQETTVGAPVSSDYQRNDLLFWKGHVALVVDAETMIHANAHAMAVRYENIADAIARIEAGGDGPVTAHRRLGA is encoded by the coding sequence ATGAGCGATCCGCGCCTCACCCCTGATCCAGCCCTCGCCACCCAGAACCGCCCCGCGCAGGTTGCGGTGCCGGTGGCCGACCTTTGCCGCCGGCCCGACGGGCCACGCGACCGGCAGGTGTTGTTTGGTGAGCCGTTGACCGTGCTGCATGAAGCCTCAGGCTGGGCCTATGTGCAGGCCGAGAAGGATGGCTATTGCGGCCACGTCCGGCAAAGCGCGCTCACCGCGCCGCGCAAGGCCACCCATCGCGTCAGCGTGCCCGCCACCCACGCCTATGCCCGCGCCGACCTCAAATCGCCTGACCTGCTTAGCCTTAGTTTCGGCAGTTTGGTGACGGTCACGGCCGAGACCAAGGATTTCGCCGAAACCCCGCAGGGCCATATCCCGCGGGTCCATCTCGCCCCCGTCGATGCCCGGCAAACCGACCCCGCGCAGGTGGCCGCGCTGTTCCTCGGCACGCCCTACCTTTGGGGTGGCAACAGCCGTTGGGGGATCGATTGCTCGGGCCTCGTGCAGGCAGCACTACTCGCTTGCGGCATCCCCTGCCCCGGTGACAGCGACCAACAAGAGACCACCGTGGGCGCGCCGGTCAGTAGTGACTATCAGCGCAACGATCTACTGTTCTGGAAAGGCCATGTGGCGCTGGTGGTGGATGCCGAGACGATGATCCACGCCAATGCGCATGCGATGGCGGTGCGCTATGAAAATATCGCCGATGCCATCGCCCGGATCGAAGCCGGGGGTGATGGCCCGGTCACCGCACATCGCCGCCTCGGCGCTTAA
- a CDS encoding I78 family peptidase inhibitor: MSEPKRVYTEGDSVTMDANPNRTNIVLDAEGKIARVTCG; the protein is encoded by the coding sequence GTGTCAGAGCCCAAGCGCGTCTATACTGAGGGCGATTCAGTGACCATGGACGCCAACCCCAACCGCACCAACATCGTGTTGGACGCGGAAGGAAAGATTGCACGGGTCACCTGCGGCTAG
- the paaI gene encoding hydroxyphenylacetyl-CoA thioesterase PaaI yields the protein MTPKARARKCADVMFAQDSASAGLGMTIDDVTPGGAVLSMSVRADMLNGHGICHGGFIFTLADSAFAFACNSYNQTTVAQQNQITYLSPGQPEERLTATAREVSRSGRSGIYDVTVTGADDRVVALFRGLSRSIKGQLFSEEEPT from the coding sequence ATGACCCCAAAAGCCCGCGCCCGCAAATGCGCCGACGTGATGTTTGCCCAAGATTCCGCCTCTGCCGGACTGGGCATGACCATCGACGATGTGACCCCCGGCGGTGCGGTTCTGTCGATGTCGGTGCGCGCGGATATGCTCAACGGTCACGGCATTTGCCACGGAGGTTTCATCTTTACACTGGCCGACAGCGCCTTTGCTTTTGCCTGCAATAGCTACAACCAGACCACTGTCGCCCAGCAGAACCAGATCACCTATCTCAGCCCCGGTCAGCCGGAGGAGCGGCTGACCGCCACCGCGCGCGAAGTGTCACGCAGCGGGCGGTCGGGCATCTATGATGTGACCGTCACGGGCGCGGATGACCGTGTCGTGGCCCTGTTTCGCGGGCTCTCCCGCAGCATCAAGGGCCAGCTATTTTCCGAGGAGGAGCCGACCTGA
- a CDS encoding carbonic anhydrase, producing MDKAKALPSYLLQRYQGWKATGYAENQTWYRRLAAEGQRPRAMVISCCDSRVHVTSIFGADQGEFFIHRNIANLVPPYEPDGKQHGTSAAVEYAVNALKVAHLIVLGHSSCGGVASCIQMCQGKAPELENQDSFVGRWMDLLRPKYDLVEKVEDPAEQQIQLERQAVMTSLENLMTFPWIKEKVDAGTLSLHGLWTDIGEGSLEYYDAKAHKFEPV from the coding sequence ATGGACAAGGCCAAGGCTCTGCCGTCGTATCTGTTGCAACGCTATCAAGGGTGGAAGGCGACTGGCTATGCCGAAAACCAAACCTGGTACCGCCGTTTGGCCGCCGAAGGGCAGCGCCCACGCGCGATGGTGATCTCCTGCTGCGACAGCCGCGTGCATGTGACCTCGATCTTTGGCGCGGATCAGGGGGAGTTCTTTATTCACCGCAATATCGCCAACCTCGTCCCGCCCTATGAGCCGGATGGCAAGCAGCACGGCACCTCGGCAGCGGTGGAATATGCCGTGAACGCACTGAAGGTCGCGCATCTGATCGTGTTGGGCCATTCCAGCTGCGGCGGCGTCGCAAGTTGTATCCAGATGTGTCAGGGCAAAGCGCCTGAGCTTGAGAACCAAGACAGTTTCGTAGGCCGTTGGATGGACCTGCTGCGCCCAAAATATGATCTGGTGGAGAAGGTCGAAGACCCGGCAGAGCAGCAGATTCAGCTTGAGCGGCAGGCGGTGATGACCTCACTTGAGAACCTGATGACTTTCCCTTGGATCAAGGAAAAGGTCGATGCCGGCACGTTGAGCCTGCACGGGCTGTGGACGGACATCGGCGAGGGCAGCTTGGAATATTACGACGCCAAGGCGCATAAGTTCGAGCCGGTTTAA
- a CDS encoding HAD family hydrolase, giving the protein MTPQAVVFDIGNVLIEWQPERFYDSVIGEDRRRAMFDAVDLHGMNDRVDSGENFRDTIYATAEEYADWGDEIRLWHDRWIEMAAPVIDHSLRLMKALQARGVPVFSLTNFGIQSYDHAATHYPFLREFDRDFISGHLGMIKPVPAIYEAVEQGSGLPAQALLFTDDRADNIAAAATRGWQTHHFTGPQGWADRLVNAGLLSREEAA; this is encoded by the coding sequence ATGACACCACAGGCAGTCGTTTTCGACATCGGCAATGTGCTGATCGAATGGCAACCGGAACGCTTCTACGACAGCGTCATCGGCGAAGACCGCCGCCGCGCAATGTTCGACGCGGTCGATCTGCATGGCATGAACGACCGCGTCGACAGCGGCGAAAACTTCCGCGACACGATCTATGCCACAGCCGAAGAATACGCCGACTGGGGCGATGAAATCCGCCTTTGGCATGACCGCTGGATCGAGATGGCCGCCCCGGTGATCGACCATTCCCTACGGCTGATGAAAGCGCTGCAGGCACGCGGCGTGCCAGTGTTCTCGCTCACTAATTTTGGCATCCAAAGCTATGACCATGCAGCGACGCACTATCCTTTCCTACGCGAATTTGACCGCGATTTCATTTCGGGCCATCTGGGCATGATCAAGCCCGTGCCTGCCATCTACGAGGCGGTGGAGCAGGGCAGCGGCCTGCCGGCGCAAGCACTTCTCTTCACCGATGACCGCGCCGACAACATCGCCGCCGCCGCCACTCGCGGCTGGCAGACCCATCACTTTACGGGGCCGCAAGGCTGGGCCGACCGGCTCGTCAACGCCGGGCTGCTGAGCCGGGAGGAAGCCGCATGA
- a CDS encoding DUF2794 domain-containing protein → MSIEPPSPISAFERTPEQVAFHRTELSLILSLYGRMVAAGEWRDYGISHLKEVAVFSVFRRTAEIPLYRIEKRPKLRNRQGMYAVVGTGGQVLRRGHDLKAVLRVLERKLIRAVD, encoded by the coding sequence ATGAGCATTGAGCCCCCATCGCCGATCTCGGCTTTTGAACGTACCCCTGAACAGGTCGCCTTTCACCGCACGGAATTGTCGCTGATCCTATCGCTTTATGGCCGAATGGTCGCCGCGGGAGAGTGGCGCGACTACGGGATTTCTCATCTGAAAGAAGTGGCAGTGTTCTCGGTCTTTCGGCGCACGGCAGAGATACCGCTCTACCGGATCGAAAAGCGGCCGAAGTTGCGCAACCGGCAGGGGATGTATGCGGTGGTGGGCACCGGCGGGCAAGTGCTGCGCCGGGGCCATGACCTTAAGGCCGTGCTGCGCGTGTTGGAGCGCAAGCTGATCCGCGCAGTAGATTAA
- the paaK gene encoding phenylacetate--CoA ligase PaaK, with translation MKDLTPAKDTLDPIEIASRDEISALQLDRLKWSLRHAYDNVPFYKQSFDDAGVHPDDLKDLSDLSRFPFTVKTDLRDNYPFGMFAVPRDQVARIHASSGTTGQPTVVGYTKDDLANWGQVVARSLRAAGMRPGDMLHNAYGYGLFTGGLGIHLGADALGLSTVPISGGMTPRQVRLIEDFQPKGITVTPSYALSILDEFANQGIDPRQSSLEVGIFGAEPWTNAMRLEIEQAFDMHAVDIYGLSEVMGPGVSMECVETKDGLHIWEDHFYPEIINPETGAPVKDGEMGELVFTSLTKQAFPIIRYRTRDLTRLLAGTARSMRRMEKVTGRSDDMIILRGVNVFPTQIEEALMATPGLAPHFQIELSRPDRMDQMRVLCECANASITTDARAAAIKALSAQIKQTVGISVKVEVMDVGGVARSEGKAVRILDKRPKG, from the coding sequence ATGAAAGACCTGACCCCCGCAAAGGACACGCTCGACCCTATTGAGATCGCCAGCCGGGACGAGATCAGCGCCCTGCAATTGGACCGTCTGAAATGGTCTCTGCGCCACGCCTACGACAATGTGCCCTTCTATAAGCAAAGCTTTGACGATGCGGGGGTGCATCCGGACGACCTGAAAGACCTCTCCGATCTGTCACGTTTTCCCTTCACGGTGAAAACCGACCTGCGCGACAATTACCCCTTTGGCATGTTCGCCGTGCCGCGCGATCAGGTGGCGCGAATTCATGCCTCTTCGGGCACCACGGGGCAGCCGACGGTGGTGGGTTACACTAAGGACGACCTCGCCAATTGGGGCCAAGTCGTCGCCCGCTCCCTGCGCGCGGCAGGGATGCGGCCCGGTGACATGCTGCACAATGCTTATGGCTATGGGCTGTTCACGGGCGGCTTGGGCATCCACCTTGGCGCCGATGCGCTTGGCCTGTCGACCGTGCCGATCTCGGGCGGGATGACACCACGCCAAGTGCGGCTGATCGAGGATTTCCAGCCCAAGGGCATCACCGTGACCCCGTCCTACGCGTTGTCGATTTTGGATGAATTCGCCAACCAAGGCATCGACCCGCGCCAATCTTCGCTGGAGGTTGGGATCTTCGGGGCCGAACCTTGGACCAATGCCATGCGGCTAGAAATCGAACAGGCCTTCGACATGCATGCCGTCGACATCTACGGCCTAAGCGAAGTCATGGGGCCGGGCGTGTCGATGGAATGTGTGGAGACCAAGGACGGGCTGCACATCTGGGAAGATCACTTCTATCCCGAGATCATCAACCCCGAAACCGGTGCCCCGGTTAAGGACGGTGAGATGGGCGAGCTGGTGTTCACCTCCCTCACCAAACAGGCCTTCCCGATCATCCGCTACCGCACCCGCGATTTGACACGTCTACTGGCCGGCACCGCCCGCTCCATGCGCCGGATGGAGAAGGTCACGGGCCGCAGCGATGATATGATCATCCTGCGCGGGGTGAATGTCTTTCCGACACAGATCGAAGAGGCGCTGATGGCCACACCGGGGCTTGCGCCGCATTTCCAGATCGAGCTGTCGCGCCCCGACCGAATGGATCAGATGCGCGTGCTGTGCGAATGCGCGAATGCCAGCATCACCACCGACGCCCGCGCCGCTGCGATCAAGGCGCTCTCGGCCCAAATCAAACAAACGGTCGGCATTTCGGTCAAGGTTGAGGTCATGGACGTCGGTGGCGTTGCCCGATCAGAGGGCAAAGCCGTGCGCATTCTCGACAAGCGACCAAAGGGCTAA
- a CDS encoding AEC family transporter, with amino-acid sequence MVAIFLKTLPFFALIGLGYWAGRTRFFSAEATAYLTKFVFYFALSAMLFRFSANLSLAEVWDSRLVAAYLWGTAFVYAIASLVGFLRRLDVATNGIEAQCAVIGNTGFLGVPMLTLLLGPEAIGPVLLALTVDMIIFSSLIVILIVGSREGQLRLATPKIVGLGLLKNPMIVAITLGFLWSGFGIPIPVPLNEFLAILGGAATPGALFAIGASLASKSAERIEIAGWLTFCKLVLHPLFVAFGALFLFGVDPYKAGVIIATAALPVAGNVYMLAQHYGVAPQRVSAAILVSTTVSIVTVSLVVGWVSAL; translated from the coding sequence ATGGTCGCGATCTTCCTGAAAACTCTGCCGTTCTTTGCGCTGATCGGCCTTGGCTACTGGGCCGGGCGCACGCGGTTTTTCTCAGCCGAAGCGACGGCCTATCTCACCAAATTCGTCTTCTACTTTGCCCTCTCGGCAATGCTGTTTCGCTTTTCCGCCAACCTGTCACTGGCGGAGGTTTGGGACAGCCGCCTTGTCGCTGCCTATCTTTGGGGGACGGCTTTCGTCTATGCCATCGCCAGCCTCGTCGGTTTCCTGCGCAGGCTCGACGTGGCCACCAACGGGATCGAGGCGCAATGCGCTGTGATCGGCAACACTGGCTTTTTGGGCGTGCCGATGCTGACGCTGCTCTTGGGGCCAGAGGCGATTGGCCCGGTGCTGCTGGCGCTGACCGTAGACATGATCATTTTCTCGAGCCTCATCGTGATCCTGATTGTCGGCTCGCGCGAGGGGCAATTGCGGCTAGCCACCCCAAAGATCGTCGGGCTGGGGTTGCTGAAAAACCCGATGATTGTCGCCATCACGCTTGGGTTCCTCTGGTCCGGTTTCGGCATCCCAATCCCCGTGCCGCTGAACGAATTTCTGGCCATCCTCGGCGGTGCTGCGACCCCCGGCGCGCTTTTCGCCATCGGCGCGTCGCTCGCCTCCAAATCCGCCGAGCGGATTGAAATCGCGGGCTGGCTGACCTTCTGCAAGCTGGTGCTGCACCCGCTGTTCGTGGCCTTCGGCGCGCTGTTCCTCTTCGGCGTTGACCCTTACAAAGCCGGCGTCATCATCGCCACGGCGGCGCTACCGGTGGCGGGCAATGTCTATATGCTTGCCCAACACTACGGCGTCGCCCCTCAGCGTGTGTCCGCCGCCATTCTCGTCTCAACCACAGTCAGTATCGTAACCGTCAGCCTTGTCGTAGGCTGGGTCTCGGCGCTGTGA
- a CDS encoding leucyl aminopeptidase family protein, protein MSAEFAPPSSATLPLHVLSEAALEGWLADQPKPVQAWVDASGFAGGLGQALVVPGAEGTPVMALAGYGNDAARRRGRFHLAAAVARLPAGEYRIESGLPKDQAANEALGWLLAGYRFDRYRDQTPLAARLVAPEGIDADQIAALATGEMLTRDLINTPASDMGPPDLEAAARKLAEQHGARIEVTTGDALLENNLPMIHTVGRAADRAPRLIDMAWGDTGPKLTLVGKGVCFDTGGLNLKPGASMALMKKDMGGAAAVLGLAHMIMATGMAVQLRVLIPAVENSVSGNAFRPGDILTSRKGLTVEINNTDAEGRLVLADALALADEDKPDQIISMATLTGAARVAVGPDLAPYYCDDADFVAALENAAAGSADPVWRMPFHDAYEALIEPGIADLDNAPKGGFAGSITAALFLRRFVTDSKYAHFDIYGWQPADAPARPKGGTGQGTRALYAALPALLKL, encoded by the coding sequence ATGTCCGCCGAATTCGCCCCCCCCTCCTCCGCCACCCTGCCGCTGCATGTCTTGAGCGAAGCCGCGCTTGAGGGTTGGCTTGCCGATCAACCCAAGCCGGTGCAGGCTTGGGTCGATGCCAGTGGCTTTGCCGGGGGGCTGGGTCAGGCGCTTGTCGTGCCGGGCGCCGAGGGCACGCCGGTGATGGCGCTGGCAGGCTATGGCAATGACGCGGCACGCCGCCGGGGGCGGTTCCACCTTGCTGCCGCCGTCGCGCGCCTGCCCGCAGGCGAGTACCGCATCGAGAGTGGGCTGCCCAAGGATCAAGCGGCCAATGAGGCGCTCGGCTGGCTGCTCGCAGGCTACCGTTTCGACCGCTACCGCGACCAGACTCCGCTGGCAGCCCGTCTTGTTGCGCCCGAAGGGATCGACGCCGATCAAATCGCTGCACTGGCCACGGGCGAAATGCTGACCCGCGACCTGATCAACACCCCCGCCTCTGACATGGGGCCGCCCGATCTCGAAGCTGCCGCGCGCAAATTGGCCGAGCAGCATGGCGCGAGGATCGAAGTCACCACCGGCGACGCGCTGCTAGAGAACAACCTGCCGATGATCCACACCGTAGGCCGCGCCGCCGACCGCGCGCCGCGCTTGATCGACATGGCATGGGGCGATACGGGGCCAAAGTTGACGCTTGTTGGCAAAGGTGTCTGTTTTGACACTGGCGGGCTGAACCTGAAACCCGGTGCCTCAATGGCATTAATGAAAAAGGACATGGGCGGGGCCGCTGCCGTGCTGGGCCTGGCGCATATGATCATGGCTACCGGAATGGCAGTGCAGCTCCGCGTGCTGATCCCGGCGGTGGAAAATTCCGTCTCTGGCAACGCCTTCCGCCCAGGCGACATCCTCACCTCGCGCAAGGGGCTGACGGTTGAGATCAACAACACCGATGCCGAAGGGCGCTTGGTGCTGGCCGACGCGCTGGCGCTGGCGGATGAAGATAAACCCGATCAGATCATCTCAATGGCGACGCTCACGGGGGCCGCACGGGTGGCCGTGGGGCCAGACCTCGCGCCCTATTACTGTGATGACGCGGATTTCGTCGCGGCACTGGAAAACGCCGCTGCCGGTTCTGCCGATCCGGTCTGGCGGATGCCCTTCCATGATGCCTATGAAGCGCTGATTGAGCCCGGCATCGCCGACCTCGACAACGCGCCCAAGGGGGGCTTTGCCGGGTCGATCACCGCGGCACTTTTCCTGCGCCGTTTTGTGACCGACAGCAAATACGCGCATTTTGATATCTACGGCTGGCAGCCTGCTGACGCCCCTGCACGGCCCAAAGGTGGCACCGGCCAAGGCACGCGCGCGCTCTATGCCGCACTGCCAGCCCTGCTGAAACTATGA
- the mbfA gene encoding iron exporter MbfA, with protein sequence MRFSFNRKRFKDLSEQEVLALAISSEEDDARIYRGYAERLHAEYPDSAAVFKGMAEEENEHRRRLIDLHRSRFGEVIPLLRREHVSGYYARRPVWLIENLSLERIRQEAAAMEQDAEKFYLAAAARTTDAATRQLLGDLAAAEAGHQDSAQDLTEKHLDDDSRSDEDNRAHRQFLLTWVQPGLAGLMDGSVSTLAPIFATAFATHNTWTTFLVGLAASVGAGISMGFTEAASDDGELSGRGSPIKRGVASGVMTTVGGLGHALPYLITDFWTATVVAIIVVFVELWAIAWIQNKFMETPFFRAAFQVVLGGALVFAAGVLIGSG encoded by the coding sequence ATGCGATTTTCTTTCAACCGCAAACGTTTCAAAGACCTGAGCGAACAAGAGGTGCTGGCGCTCGCCATCTCCTCCGAAGAGGATGACGCGCGCATCTATCGGGGCTACGCCGAACGGCTGCACGCCGAATACCCCGACAGCGCCGCCGTCTTTAAAGGGATGGCTGAGGAGGAAAATGAACACCGCCGCCGCCTCATTGACCTACACCGCAGCCGCTTTGGAGAGGTGATCCCCCTCCTCCGACGCGAGCACGTCTCAGGCTACTACGCGCGCCGCCCAGTCTGGCTGATCGAGAACCTCTCGCTGGAGCGCATCCGGCAAGAGGCCGCCGCGATGGAGCAGGACGCCGAGAAATTCTACCTCGCCGCAGCAGCCCGCACCACCGACGCGGCCACCCGGCAACTGCTCGGCGATCTGGCCGCGGCCGAGGCAGGGCACCAAGACAGCGCACAAGACCTGACCGAGAAACACCTCGATGACGACAGCCGCAGCGACGAAGACAATCGCGCGCATCGGCAATTCCTGCTAACATGGGTGCAGCCGGGCTTGGCCGGGCTGATGGACGGCTCCGTCTCAACCCTCGCCCCGATCTTTGCCACCGCCTTTGCCACCCATAATACCTGGACGACCTTCCTCGTCGGCCTCGCCGCCAGTGTCGGCGCGGGCATCTCGATGGGGTTTACTGAGGCCGCGTCCGACGATGGCGAGTTGTCGGGCCGGGGATCCCCCATCAAGCGCGGGGTGGCGTCGGGCGTGATGACCACTGTAGGCGGCTTAGGCCATGCGCTGCCGTATCTGATCACCGACTTCTGGACCGCGACCGTGGTGGCGATCATCGTCGTCTTTGTGGAGCTTTGGGCGATCGCGTGGATCCAGAATAAGTTCATGGAAACACCCTTTTTCCGCGCCGCGTTCCAAGTGGTGCTGGGCGGCGCGTTGGTCTTTGCTGCCGGGGTGCTGATCGGCTCAGGGTAG
- a CDS encoding aspartate-semialdehyde dehydrogenase, with product MGYRVAVVGATGNVGREMLNILAERQFPVDEIVALASRRSLGSEISFGDKTLKSKDLDTFDFTGWDIALFAVGSEATKKYAPAAAKAGCVVIDNSSLYRYDQDVPLIVPEVNPEAVHGYSKKNIIANPNCSTAQMVVALKPLHDRAGIKRVVVSTYQSVSGAGKDGIDELWDQTKSIYNPTDDKPATKFTKQIAFNVIPHIDVFLEDGSTKEEWKMVAETKKIIDTSIKVTATCVRVPVFVGHAEAINIEFEDHLDEAEARDILREAPGIMVIDKREDGGYVTPVECVGDFATFISRIRQDSTIDNGLNLWCVSDNLRKGAALNAVQIAELLGREVLKKG from the coding sequence ATGGGTTATCGCGTCGCCGTCGTCGGTGCCACAGGCAATGTGGGCCGTGAAATGTTGAACATCCTTGCAGAGCGTCAGTTCCCCGTGGACGAGATCGTGGCGCTGGCCAGCCGCCGCTCGCTGGGGTCCGAGATCAGCTTTGGGGATAAAACCCTGAAGTCCAAAGACCTCGACACTTTCGATTTCACCGGCTGGGACATCGCGCTTTTCGCCGTGGGCTCCGAAGCGACCAAGAAATACGCCCCTGCCGCTGCCAAAGCGGGCTGCGTGGTCATCGATAACTCGTCGCTCTACCGCTATGATCAAGACGTGCCGTTGATCGTGCCGGAAGTGAACCCCGAGGCCGTGCACGGCTATTCCAAGAAAAACATCATCGCCAACCCCAACTGCTCTACCGCGCAGATGGTTGTGGCGCTGAAGCCACTGCACGACCGTGCGGGCATCAAACGCGTTGTCGTCTCGACCTACCAGTCGGTGTCCGGCGCGGGCAAGGACGGCATTGATGAGCTTTGGGATCAGACCAAGAGCATCTACAACCCGACTGACGATAAGCCTGCGACCAAGTTCACCAAGCAGATCGCCTTCAACGTGATTCCGCATATCGACGTCTTTCTTGAGGACGGTTCGACCAAGGAAGAATGGAAGATGGTCGCTGAGACCAAGAAAATCATCGACACCAGCATCAAGGTCACCGCGACCTGCGTGCGCGTCCCGGTTTTCGTAGGCCACGCCGAAGCCATCAACATCGAGTTTGAAGACCACCTTGATGAAGCCGAAGCCCGCGACATCCTGCGCGAAGCACCGGGCATCATGGTGATCGACAAGCGCGAAGACGGTGGCTACGTCACGCCCGTCGAATGCGTCGGCGATTTCGCCACTTTCATCAGCCGCATCCGTCAGGACAGCACCATCGACAACGGTCTGAACCTGTGGTGCGTTAGCGACAACCTGCGCAAGGGTGCCGCCCTGAACGCCGTGCAGATCGCCGAGCTGCTGGGCCGCGAAGTGCTGAAAAAGGGCTGA
- the fghA gene encoding S-formylglutathione hydrolase, giving the protein MKTISENACFGGTQGVYSHGSSACGCDMTFGLFLPAEAQDGPVPVLWYLSGLTCTHENAMTKAGAQLWAAEHGIAVVFPDTSPRGEDVADDEAYDLGKGAGFYVNATQEPWATHYQMWDYLADELPSLIGENFAIDMERQGITGHSMGGHGALTLAMNLPGRFLSVSAFAPITHPTSSDWGKKQLSAYLGTDETTWAKHDSTLLMREKGFDGPILIDQGSSDQFLDLLKPEALAEAMTAKRQQGTFRMQPGYDHSYFFVASFMEDHVAFHADALYAG; this is encoded by the coding sequence ATGAAAACCATCTCGGAAAACGCCTGTTTCGGTGGCACGCAGGGGGTCTACTCCCACGGCTCCAGCGCCTGCGGCTGCGACATGACCTTCGGCCTATTCCTGCCCGCCGAAGCACAAGACGGCCCTGTCCCGGTGCTGTGGTATCTGTCGGGCCTGACCTGCACCCATGAGAACGCCATGACCAAAGCGGGCGCGCAGCTTTGGGCAGCCGAGCACGGCATCGCGGTGGTCTTCCCCGACACCTCGCCGCGCGGCGAGGATGTGGCGGATGATGAGGCCTACGACCTCGGCAAAGGCGCGGGGTTCTATGTAAATGCCACGCAGGAGCCTTGGGCGACGCATTACCAGATGTGGGACTACCTCGCCGATGAACTGCCCAGCTTGATCGGCGAGAACTTCGCCATCGATATGGAGCGGCAGGGCATCACCGGGCACTCCATGGGCGGCCATGGCGCGTTGACCTTGGCGATGAACCTACCGGGGCGGTTCCTGTCGGTCTCCGCCTTCGCGCCGATCACCCATCCGACCTCGAGCGATTGGGGCAAGAAACAACTCAGCGCCTATCTGGGCACGGATGAAACCACATGGGCCAAGCATGACAGCACACTGCTGATGCGCGAAAAGGGCTTTGATGGCCCCATCCTGATCGACCAAGGCAGCAGCGATCAGTTCCTTGACCTGCTGAAGCCCGAAGCATTGGCCGAAGCCATGACCGCCAAACGCCAGCAAGGCACCTTCCGCATGCAGCCAGGCTATGACCACAGCTATTTCTTCGTCGCGAGCTTCATGGAAGATCACGTCGCCTTCCACGCCGATGCGCTCTATGCGGGTTAA
- a CDS encoding YaiI/YqxD family protein, protein MTALYIDADACPVKAEAERVATRHKVKMYLVSNGGLRMSQNPLVEVVIVPDGPDIADMWIADRCGKGDVVVTGDIPLAAKCVEAGARVLKHNGEALTQANIGNVLATRDLMTDLRAADPFRQGGGKGFTKADRSRFLEALERELRAAARV, encoded by the coding sequence ATGACCGCGCTTTATATCGACGCCGACGCCTGCCCGGTCAAAGCCGAGGCCGAGCGGGTCGCAACGCGCCACAAGGTCAAGATGTACCTCGTTTCCAACGGCGGCTTGCGCATGTCGCAAAACCCGTTGGTCGAAGTGGTGATCGTCCCCGACGGGCCCGACATTGCCGACATGTGGATCGCCGACCGCTGCGGCAAAGGCGATGTGGTGGTGACGGGGGACATCCCGCTGGCCGCCAAATGCGTCGAGGCGGGCGCGCGGGTGCTGAAACACAACGGCGAAGCGCTGACACAGGCCAACATCGGCAACGTGCTGGCGACCCGTGATCTGATGACAGACCTGCGCGCCGCCGACCCCTTCCGCCAAGGCGGCGGCAAGGGGTTTACAAAGGCCGACCGCTCCCGCTTTCTCGAGGCATTGGAGCGGGAGCTGCGCGCGGCGGCGCGGGTCTAG